A single Anopheles funestus chromosome 2RL, idAnoFuneDA-416_04, whole genome shotgun sequence DNA region contains:
- the LOC125764007 gene encoding DNA-directed RNA polymerase II subunit RPB11 yields the protein MNAPPTFESFLLYEGEKKIIKELDMKVPNAAIFTVNKEDHTLGNMIRNQLLKDPNVLFAGYKLPHPLEHKFVLRIQTTSEYSPHEAFMNAITDLLSELSLFEERFREAMKEKKEGGD from the exons ATGAACGCACCACCCACCTTCGAATCTTTCCTTCTGTACGAAGgagagaaaaa AATCATCAAAGAATTGGACATGAAAGTACCGAATGCGGCCATATTCACCGTCAACAAAGAAGATCACACGCTGGGAAACATGATTCGCAA CCAGCTGCTGAAGGATCCGAATGTTTTGTTCGCTGGCTATAAACTTCCCCATCCGCTCGAGCATAAGTTCGTTCTGCGCATTCAAACGACGTCGGAATATTCCCCTCACGAAGCGTTCATGAACGCCATTACCGATCTGCTGTCTGAGCTGTCCCTGTTCGAGGAGCGGTTCCGTGAAGCGAtgaaggaaaagaaggaaggTGGCGATTAG